A stretch of DNA from Takifugu flavidus isolate HTHZ2018 chromosome 22, ASM371156v2, whole genome shotgun sequence:
gggggtgtttagaGAGGAAGGTAGCTCGGTCTACAACTGGGATCGGCGCCCTCCTGGCGAGCTGCTCACCATCTCCTCGTCCTCGGCCAGGACCAGGTCGTAGTCGCTGAGGGCCACGCAGAAGATGATGGCGGTCACGCCCTCGAAGCAGTggatccacttcttcctctcgGAACGCTGGCCGCCCACGTCGAACATcctggaaggaagaaaagaagagtCATCGTTTATTGATGAGCCATTAGGGCAGCAGGACTCCAGGCCCCCACTTCCTGTcggggctgcagctgcaccttcACGCCTGAGGGGGAATTTCTGTCGGAGACAGGAAGCTAATCAAACACTCCCGAGTCGGAGGCAGGAATTCTCACTTGAAGTGCAGGTCCTTGAAGGTGAAGTGTGTCTCCACAATGCCTGTGGTCTTCACTCGGGTCCTCAGGACATCCTGCTGAGTGGGGATGTAGGTGGTCTGGGATATCCTGTCCAGATCGTTCAAGTAGCTgcggaggagagaagaaaggatgaaggagggaaggaaacgagcgcaggagaggagaagagaggaggaggaaaagggaggcCAGGGGGACAAAACGTCCCGAACTGGGCCAAACTCAACAGGCCATGAGGACGAGTCAAGCTGTAACTGcgcacaagccccgcccacagtgGCGTCCTCCATGCAGCACCGAGCCAGACGCTAATTACACCGAAAATGTGTCCGTCAATCTGAGCCTGTGTGAACACACTGGAGCCTTGTGTTAGCGCTCGCAGCTTAAATATTTAGTGTtacagcacgcacacacacacacacacacacacacactcacacacactcacacacacaggatcaACAGACAAACAGGCCTTTTGTTTGAGGGAACATTTAGCAACGGTGAAACCTCATCGGCCGGATCAGCAGAACCAGTCAGGAAAAGGGCAACATCTCTGGCCCCGCTCAGCCTTGTCTAAACAAACACACGCGATGATGTCACCACTTTCACAACATGTATTACACTGGGGGGGGCAAATATTGACAGACTGGAAGTGCAGGCATGTGAGTGCTGCGGGTTCCACGCTGCCAGAGCGACTCTGCCAACGGCTCTCTGGAAGCGCAGCAATCAGCACAGCACTTTTGCTTTTGCTGGCTAAGCTaacctcagagtgtgtgtgtgtgtgtgtgtgtgtgtgtgtgtgatactcACTATGCTGCAGAGTCGTTCAACTGGTACTCGCGGGAGCGGCTGAAGCAGGCCTGGACGCCGCCGTCCCTCCACAGCCTCTTGATGACTCCGGCCAGCTCGCCCGTCATGAAGCCCTCCTCTGCTGAGCCCGCCAGCACGAACAGCTGCCGGGCGTCGTCCTGGTGACAGAGGCAGGCGGACATGAGCCACAGATACCAACTCCCGTCGCACCCTTGTGAAGGAACTAATCTAGAgcgctgattggctggtgaAACATGCTGCACCGTCCATGAGGAACAGGGCGCAGAGGAAGGGCTTCCCGGATCACCTGTGCTACGCTACATGCTAAAATGGGGATTGTTCCTTTGATGCTCCCGCCCACAGGCATCAAAGCAGACATGCTCTGGTTTTCATCACTCACTGCTCTGGCGGCGTCGCCGAAGTCGATCTTGAGGCGGCCCATAGCtctgatgatggcgatgatggaTTGAATGGTGTTGCTGTAGACCACAGCCTTGTACTGCTTACATTCTTCTTCTGAGTAGCCCGCCTCATGTATGATCCTGCGGAGGGAAAAGGGGGGAGGGTAAATGTGGTCAGGGAGTCGAGCCCTTTTCCAGCTCGGTGTCACACGGCGGCGTTGGAAAAGGCTCCAAACGCCACAATAGCTGGAAAAAACCCcgtcttttccttttctctgaagGACCTGAACTCATTCACCCGGAGGAGCCTTGAACCCTGCGCTACCGCTAACGTTAGCATCGCTCATCGCTCTACTACATTTACAAAACCACAAACGTTCCTGCAGAAACGGAACAAAATTCCAACTGATGCGAATGCAGTTTTGCCACTGAAGTCACCTTAATTTTCGAAAAAGTCACATTTCTATCAGCTTTGTGGATGTGGCGCCTTCAGAGGTGCATTAAAACGGTGCTAAACAAGACATTTAAAAGGTTTTCCTCAATTAAAACTTCAGAGTGCATCATTTACTGAACAATAACcacagaaataaacaaacaatatattaaaaaaaactcatgATGTAAATCATAGTTAAATTACAATAATTTGATTGCCACATTTAATAAGAGGCCATTTGTTCTGCAGCCGCATTACATCTTGATAATTGTCAATTGACAGTAATTAAGTTGAtattgtgggggtgggggggggggggggtcagagaaCAGCAACATTAAACTCACTTCATCTGCTTGACAATTGTACTTTTCCCAGATTCACCCGCACctgcaaaacacagaaaaacacatatCCGGCCAATTTAGCAACttcatttaattttattaaataaataaataaaaggtttatTTGGGAAAAGTGCATAACCCATGAAACTGGAACTAGACTAGGACTTTGGGCAGATTAAAATAGCGAaaccagaatgtgtgtgtgtgtgtttgagagacatTGAGGTTGAGGTTTAAAGGAATCTTAAACCTCTGGCTAGTTTTTTCTTTAATCGGTTCAATCTTCCCCTCCGTTAGCTCGCTCCTGCCATGGTCGCTAAAGATGACGCAGCTCCGCGTCGCCATTAGCAGCGCGGCGTCAACGCTGTGCCAAACTAATCACAAAATGGATTATCGCCAGCTGCGAAGCGCCGGAGAACCTGAGAACTGAAGCTGTCGACAACTAATCAGGTTGATGCTGCTGCGGCTGAGACGCAGTCGAGACaatgtgatggggggggggggggggagcgagcACGAAGGGAATCAGGCT
This window harbors:
- the gnai1 gene encoding guanine nucleotide-binding protein G(i) subunit alpha-1 yields the protein MGCTLSTEDKAAVERSKMIDRNLRDDGEKAAREVKLLLLGAGESGKSTIVKQMKIIHEAGYSEEECKQYKAVVYSNTIQSIIAIIRAMGRLKIDFGDAARADDARQLFVLAGSAEEGFMTGELAGVIKRLWRDGGVQACFSRSREYQLNDSAAYYLNDLDRISQTTYIPTQQDVLRTRVKTTGIVETHFTFKDLHFKMFDVGGQRSERKKWIHCFEGVTAIIFCVALSDYDLVLAEDEEMNRMHESMKLFDSICNNKWFTDTSIILFLNKKDLFEEKIKKSPLTICYPEYAGSNTYEEAAAYIQCQFEDLNKRKDTKEIYTHFTCATDTKNVQFVFDAVTDVIIKNNLKDCGLF